In Castanea sativa cultivar Marrone di Chiusa Pesio chromosome 6, ASM4071231v1, a single window of DNA contains:
- the LOC142641190 gene encoding trifunctional UDP-glucose 4,6-dehydratase/UDP-4-keto-6-deoxy-D-glucose 3,5-epimerase/UDP-4-keto-L-rhamnose-reductase RHM1-like produces MATTYEPKNILITGAAGFIASHVCNRLIRNHPNYNIVVLDKLDYCSNLKNLLPSKSSPNFKFIKGDVGSADLVNFILLSESIDTIMHFAAQTHVDNSFGNSFEFTKNNIYGTHVLLEACKVTGQIKRFIHVSTDEVYGETDEDAVVGNHEASQLLPTNPYSATKAGAEMLVMAYGRSYGLPVITTRGNNVYGPNQFPEKMIPKFILLAMKGQPLPIHGDGSNVRSYLYCEDVAEAFEVILHRGEVGHVYNIGTLKERRVIDVAKEICQLFSLNPDTYIKFVENRPFNDQRYFLNDQKLKSLGWFERTSWEEGLKKTMEWYVNNRDWWGDVSGALLPHPRMLMVPGIERKFDGPDISSSDSSFVVNNSNQSHMIVPTPKNNPSIQKPALKFLIYGRTGWIGGLLGKICEKQGIPFEYGRGRLQERSQILADIQTVKPTHVFNAAGVTGRPNVDWCETHKPETIRTNVVGTLTLADVCREHNLLMMNYATGCIFEFDASHPLGSGIGFKEEDKPNFIGSFYSKTKAMVEELLREYDNVCTLRVRMPISSDLSNPRNFITKITRYNKVVDIPNSMTILDELLPISVEMAKRNCRGIWNFTNPGVVSHNEILEMYKNYIDPNFQWVNFTLEEQAKVIVAPRSNNELDASKLKKEFPELLPIKDSLIKYVFEPNKKTSAGGVSK; encoded by the exons ATGGCCACTACATATGAACCAAAGAACATCCTCATCACAGGAGCCGCTGGCTTCATTGCATCCCATGTTTGCAATCGGCTCATTAGGAACCACCCTAATTACAATATTGTTGTCCTCGACAAGCTTGATTActgttcaaatttgaaaaacctGCTTCCCTCAAAATCATCCCCTAACTTCAAGTTCATCAAGGGAGATGTTGGCAGTGCTGACCTTGTCAACTTCATCCTGCTTTCCGAGTCCATTGATACCATTATGCACTTTGCAGCCCAGACTCATGTTGACAACTCCTTTGGCAACAGCTTTGAATTTACTAAGAACAACATATATGGCACCCATGTCCTTCTAGAGGCCTGCAAAGTTACTGGCCAAATCAAGAGGTTTATCCATGTGAGCACCGATGAGGTTTATGGTGAGACAGATGAGGATGCTGTTGTGGGGAATCACGAGGCTTCTCAGCTCCTCCCAACAAACCCATATTCTGCTACTAAAGCTGGGGCAGAAATGCTTGTTATGGCATATGGACGATCATATGGCTTACCTGTGATTACTACCAGAGGTAACAATGTTTATGGGCCCAACCAGTTCCCTGAAAAAATGATTCCAAAATTTATCCTCTTGGCCATGAAGGGACAGCCTCTACCAATTCATGGGGATGGATCTAATGTTAGGAGTTATCTCTACTGTGAAGATGTTGCGGAGGCATTCGAAGTCATTCTCCACAGGGGTGAAGTGGGCCATGTCTACAACATTGGGACATTGAAAGAAAGGAGAGTGATTGATGTGGCCAAGGAAATTTGCCAACTTTTCTCTTTGAACCCAGATACCTATATTAAGTTTGTAGAGAATAGGCCTTTTAATGACCAAAGATACTTCTTGAATGACCAAAAGCTGAAGAGCCTTGGATGGTTCGAACGTACCTCATGGGAAGAGGGTCTAAAGAAGACCATGGAATGGTATGTCAACAATCGTGACTGGTGGGGTGATGTCTCTGGAGCACTGCTCCCTCATCCAAGAATGCTAATGGTGCCTGGAATTGAAAGGAAGTTTGATGGGCCTGATATCAGTAGTTCTGATTCCTCTTTTGTGGTAAATAATTCTAATCAGAGCCATATGATAGTTCCAACTCCAAAGAACAACCCCTCTATTCAGAAGCCAGCTCTGAAGTTCTTAATTTATGGTAGAACCGGGTGGATTGGGGGGCTTCTTGGGAAGATTTGTGAGAAGCAAGGTATACCCTTTGAGTATGGAAGGGGGCGTTTGCAGGAGAGGTCTCAGATACTGGCAGATATTCAAACTGTTAAGCCAACTCATGTTTTTAATGCTGCTGGAGTGACTGGCAGACCCAATGTGGATTGGTGTGAAACTCATAAGCCAGAGACAATCCGGACCAATGTTGTTGGTACTTTAACCTTGGCAGATGTCTGCAGAGAGCATAACCTTCTAATGATGAATTATGCTACTGGCTgtatttttgaatttgatgCATCGCATCCGTTGGGGTCTGGAATTGGGTTTAAGGAAGAGGACAAACCTAATTTCATCGGTTCGTTCTATTCAAAAACCAAAGCCATG GTTGAAGAGCTTTTGAGAGAATATGACAATGTTTGCACCCTTAGAGTCCGTATGCCAATATCATCTGATCTCAGCAACCCACGTAACTTCATCACAAAGATTACACGCTATAACAAAGTGGTTGACATTCCAAACAGCATGACTATCTTGGATGAGCTGCTGCCCATTTCAGTTGAGATGGCCAAAAGGAATTGCAGGGGCATTTGGAACTTCACAAATCCTGGTGTTGTGAGTCACAATGAGATTTTGGAGATGTACAAGAACTACATTGACCCCAATTTTCAGTGGGTTAATTTCACACTGGAAGAACAGGCCAAGGTTATTGTTGCCCCTCGCAGCAACAATGAGTTGGATGCATCCAAGTTGAAGAAAGAATTTCCTGAACTGCTGCCAATCAAGGATTCACTGATCAAATATGTCTTTGAGCCCAACAAGAAAACTAGTGCTGGTG